The Henckelia pumila isolate YLH828 chromosome 2, ASM3356847v2, whole genome shotgun sequence genome includes a window with the following:
- the LOC140879454 gene encoding tRNA-splicing endonuclease subunit Sen2-1-like isoform X2: MGPRWKGKAAEATALADPMSKIVCRLQSSLIESNSHGILSGCSVLLAAHLEQTEILNQACFGRPIITVERDNQWFQLSLEEAFYLCYVMKCIKIIGENNCPINDIELLQYMTSKKDCFTILFKAYSHLRMKNWVVRAGSQYGVDFVVYRHHPALVHSEYAVLVLSEEDDDANGRLRVWSDFNCTLRLCGSVAKTLLVLFISKNGSNGDVSPLCLENDNVEERIITRWIPEQSRENQGMEHKKSFKSQT, from the coding sequence ATGGGGCCGAGATGGAAAGGAAAAGCTGCAGAAGCAACGGCTCTCGCAGACCCCATGTCAAAAATAGTTTGTCGACTTCAATCATCTTTGATCGAGTCCAATTCACATGGAATCCTTTCCGGTTGCAGCGTTCTTCTTGCAGCACATCTAGAGCAAACTGAAATCTTGAATCAAGCTTGTTTTGGTCGCCCCATAATCACCGTTGAGAGGGATAACCAGTGGTTTCAATTGAGTTTGGAAGAAGCTTTTTACTTGTGTTATGTGATGAAATGCATTAAGATTATAGGTGAAAATAACTGTCCGATAAACGATATAGAGTTGTTGCAGTACATGACCTCCAAGAAAGATTGTTTCACAATATTATTTAAAGCATACTCACATCTTCGAATGAAGAATTGGGTGGTGAGGGCAGGGTCTCAGTATGGTGTCGACTTTGTTGTCTACCGGCATCATCCAGCTCTGGTGCATTCAGAATATGCCGTTCTCGTGTTATCCGAGGAAGATGACGATGCAAATGGCAGGCTAAGGGTTTGGTCTGATTTTAATTGCACGCTCCGTCTCTGTGGTAGTGTTGCGAAGACATTGTTGGTTCTTTTTATTAGCAAAAATGGTAGCAATGGGGATGTTTCTCCCTTATGTTTGGAGAATGATAATGTTGAGGAGAGGATCATTACCAGATGGATTCCAGAGCAAAGCCGAGAAAATCAAGGAATGGAACATAAGAAATCATTTAAATCACAAACTTAA
- the LOC140879454 gene encoding tRNA-splicing endonuclease subunit Sen2-1-like isoform X1, whose product MSEGFYSSRHKLSIDTNIEGPMGPRWKGKAAEATALADPMSKIVCRLQSSLIESNSHGILSGCSVLLAAHLEQTEILNQACFGRPIITVERDNQWFQLSLEEAFYLCYVMKCIKIIGENNCPINDIELLQYMTSKKDCFTILFKAYSHLRMKNWVVRAGSQYGVDFVVYRHHPALVHSEYAVLVLSEEDDDANGRLRVWSDFNCTLRLCGSVAKTLLVLFISKNGSNGDVSPLCLENDNVEERIITRWIPEQSRENQGMEHKKSFKSQT is encoded by the exons ATGAGTGAGGGGTTTTATTCCTCGAGGCATAAGCTTTCCATTGATACCAATATCGAG GGCCCGATGGGGCCGAGATGGAAAGGAAAAGCTGCAGAAGCAACGGCTCTCGCAGACCCCATGTCAAAAATAGTTTGTCGACTTCAATCATCTTTGATCGAGTCCAATTCACATGGAATCCTTTCCGGTTGCAGCGTTCTTCTTGCAGCACATCTAGAGCAAACTGAAATCTTGAATCAAGCTTGTTTTGGTCGCCCCATAATCACCGTTGAGAGGGATAACCAGTGGTTTCAATTGAGTTTGGAAGAAGCTTTTTACTTGTGTTATGTGATGAAATGCATTAAGATTATAGGTGAAAATAACTGTCCGATAAACGATATAGAGTTGTTGCAGTACATGACCTCCAAGAAAGATTGTTTCACAATATTATTTAAAGCATACTCACATCTTCGAATGAAGAATTGGGTGGTGAGGGCAGGGTCTCAGTATGGTGTCGACTTTGTTGTCTACCGGCATCATCCAGCTCTGGTGCATTCAGAATATGCCGTTCTCGTGTTATCCGAGGAAGATGACGATGCAAATGGCAGGCTAAGGGTTTGGTCTGATTTTAATTGCACGCTCCGTCTCTGTGGTAGTGTTGCGAAGACATTGTTGGTTCTTTTTATTAGCAAAAATGGTAGCAATGGGGATGTTTCTCCCTTATGTTTGGAGAATGATAATGTTGAGGAGAGGATCATTACCAGATGGATTCCAGAGCAAAGCCGAGAAAATCAAGGAATGGAACATAAGAAATCATTTAAATCACAAACTTAA